The proteins below are encoded in one region of Salmo salar chromosome ssa02, Ssal_v3.1, whole genome shotgun sequence:
- the LOC106593357 gene encoding GTPase IMAP family member 7-like, producing MERGKGGTQRTLFLLTLCLQAFTGQCQVSGQPSDLRIVLVGKTGSGKSATGNTIQGREGFKVEASPVSVTAQREKQSGVVDGRKTDVIDTPGLYDTKLSQEEMKSEIEKAIYMSVPGPHAFLLVIRLGRFTEEERNTVKWTQENFGEEASMHTIILFTHGDQLEGKYHSLINDKRKHNTQVPELLEKIEEMVLRNGGKPYTNEMYQEAQRKIEEEEARKRQEDEKRERGDSKRKKEEEEKRN from the exons ATGGAACGAGGTAAAGGAGGGACTCAGAGGACTCTGTTCCTGTTGACACTCTGTCTGCAAGCCTTCACTGGTCAAtgccaag TTTCAGGGCAGCCCTCTGACCTGAGGATAGTTTTAGTAGGGAAGACTGGATCAGGGAAGAGTGCAACAGGAAACACAATCCAGGGAAGGGAGGGGTTTAAAGTGGAGGCTTCTCCAGTGTCTGTGACTgctcagagagagaaacagagtggagtgGTGGATGGGAGGAAGACTGATGTCATCGACACCCCGGGGCTCTATGACACAAAACTGTCTCAAGAAGAGATGAAAAGTGAGATAGAAAAAGCCATCTATATGTCAGTCCCAGGACCCCACGCCTTCCTGCTGGTGATCAGACTGGGGAGGttcacagaggaggagaggaacactgtgaAGTGGACCCAGGAGAACTTTGGAGAAGAAGCCTCAATGCACACCATCATTCTGTTCACACATGGAGATCAACTGGAGGGTAAATATCACTCCCTAATCAATGACAAGAGAAAACACAACACTCAGGTCCCAGAGCTGCTGGAGAAGATAGAGGAGATGGTGTTGCGGAATGGAGGAAAACCCTACACCAATGAGATGTACCAGGAGGCCCAGAGGAAGATCGAAGAGGAGGAGGCGAGGAAGAGACAagaagatgagaagagagagagaggagacagtaagaggaagaaagaagaagaagagaagagaaattgA